In Sphingomonas sp. JUb134, the sequence CTGCCTCTCCCTTGCTGTCACCGCGACGCTGCCCGCCGGCGCACGAACCCTGCTCGACTATACGGGCGAGTGCGTGCCCTTTGCGCGCACCGCGTCGGGCGTGCAGATCTATGGCGATGCCTGGACCTGGTGGGACCAGGCGAAGGGCAAGTACGAGCGGGGCCATGTGCCCAAGGTCGGCGCGGTGCTGGCGATGGCGAAGTCCGAGCGGCTGCGGCTCGGCCATGTCGCAGTGGTCAGCCGGATCGTCGACAAGCGCGTGCTGATGGTGACCCACGCAAACTGGTCGCGGATCGGCGGCACGCGCGGGCAGGTGGAGCAGGACGTGACGCTGTTCGACGTCTCCCCCGACAACGACTGGACGCAGGTGAAGGTCTGGTACCGCGACAGCGATGGGCTGGGCGGCAGCATCTATCCCGCCCACGGCTTCATCTATGGGGACAAGCCGGTGGCCGAACTGAGCGGCAAGAGCCCCGATTACGTAGGATCGCTGATCGACGCCTATGCGCGCTGACCCCTGCCCGCTAGCCTGAGCCTAGGGGGTACGCATGGGGGCGTGGAAGCAGGACGAGCGCTGGGCGCTTGCGGTCGTCGCGACAGCGATCGTGGCGGGGCTCGCGCTGCGCATCGCGGCGGGCACCGGGGCGCTGTGGCTGGACGAGGCATGGTCGGCGGTGTTCGCCCGCGATGCGGGGACGCCGCTCGGCATCCTCTGGCTGATCAACCACGACAACAACCACCACCTCAACACGCTGTGGATGCAACTGGTGGGGTTCGATGCACCGCCGCTCCTCCAGCGCGGGCTGGCGATCGCGTCGGGCACGCTCACCATCGCCGTGGCGGCGGCGATCGGCTGGCGACGCAGCCCCCTGGCCGGGGCGATCACGGCGGGACTGTTCGCGTTGTCGCCCGCGCTGGTCTGCTACGGTTCGGAAGCGCGCGGCTATGCGCCGATGCTGCTGGCGTTCGCGACGGCGGTGCTGCTGGTCGACCGCTGGCTCGCCGCCCCTGAACGAGCGCCCGGAGCAGCGAGCCTCGCGATGGCGCTTGGCCTGGGGCTGCTCGCCCAGGCGACGATCGTTTTCGGGCTGGCGGCGCTGCTCGGTTGGGCGGTGATCGAGCGGCGGCGCGTCGTCGGCCCTGACACCGTGGCGCGCGAGATGCTGCGCATCTTCGGTCCTGCCCTGCTGACGATGGGCGTGATCGTCGCGCTGATGTGGCTTGCCGCGCACATGAGCGCGACCGGCTTTGCCGTGGGCGGGGTGCAACCGCACAGCTGGGCCGGCTGGGCGCATGCGCTGTCGCAGCTGCTCCACTATACGCTGGGGCTGCCGCCGCTAGTGGGCGCGGTGGTTCCGCTGATGCTGTTGCTGGCGCCCCGGAGCCGGCTGCGTGACCTGGCGCTGTGGAGCGCAATCGCCTTTCCGCTGGTGCTCGCCCTGCTGGCGCTGCCCAACAGCATGATGCCGCGCTATTATCTGGTCGGCAGCGTCGGGCTGCTGCTGTGGCTGGGCGAGTGGCTGGCGCAGCTTGCCGAGCGTGGCGCCCGGGCACGGGCGGCGGTCGGCGTGGCGCTGCTCGCCGGGGCGGTGGCGATGCTGGCGACCGACCGGCTGCTGATCCGCGACCAGCGTGGCGACCCGGGGCAGGCGATTGCCGCTATGGCCACGCTCGCACCTCGAGGGACGACCGTGGTGGTACACCGCGACCGCGAGACGGCAGTGCTCGATGCGGCAGCGGCTGCACGAGGATATCCGCTGGAGGTGCGGGTCGCGCCCTGCCCGGCCGCGCCGTTCGTTCTGGTCGACCGGGACGGCGATCACCCCTTCCCCGCGCACGTACGCGCGTGCGGCCATGCCTATGCGGTGGTGGCGGAGCGCCGTGCTCAGGGTCTGTCCGGTCTGCACTGGCAGCTGCTGCGTCGGAGCGACTGATCCGCCCGCGGCCGCGCCGAGGCGAGAGGCCGGCCGGTGTTGCGCAGGCGCAATAAATGCTACAGCCCCGCCCCATGGATTCCGGCTTCAGCACCGCGGGCGAACAGGCGCCAGACGTACAGGCATATGCGGGCGAGACGCGCCGCTCGTTCGAACCCGTGCAGGACGAGGCCGAAGTGCAAGCCCCCTCGGCGAAGCGCTGGCTGCTGCCCGCGGTCGTGCTGGTGCTCGCGCTCGGGTGGGTGGCGCTGATGGTGTCGCTGGCGGGACCGTGGCTGGGGAGCGGTCCCTTTCCGCCGCAGGTCGCGAGCTTCGTGGCGGCGCTGTGCGTGCCGCCGATGCTGCTGGCGATCCTGTGGCTGGTCTTCCAGCGCAACAGCGCGGCGGAAGCGCGGCGGTTCGGCGACGTGGCAAGCGGGCTGCGTGCGGAGACCGAGCGCTTGGAACAGTCGGTCGCGGCGCTCACCGAACGGCTGGCGGCGAATCGCGCCGAACTGGCGGAACAGGCGAACACGCTGCTGGCGCTCGCCGGCAACGCCAGCGAGCGGCTGGCAGTGATCCGCAGCGGCATGGCGCAGGAGAGCGAGGCGCTGAAGCGCCACACCGACCTGCTGGGCGGCACCGCGCGTGAGGCCGAGCAACGGCTGCAGCGGCTGGTGCAGGCGCTGCCGGATGCCCGGGCCGAGATCAGCGAGATTGCCCAGGCGGTTGAGCGCGCGGGCACGGCCGCGACCCGCTCGGCGGGCGAGCTCGACACTCGGCTGGTGCAACTGGCGGAGCATGGACGCGTCGCAGGCAGCGAGGCCGGGGCGGCGAGCGAACGGCTGGCGCAGCATCTCGCGCGGATCGAGGCGGCGGGCGACTTTGCCGGCGCACGGCTGGAAACGGTCGCGGGCAGCATGGTCGACATGATCGAGGCGGTGCTGGAGCGGACCGGCAGTGCGATCGAGAACGCCCGCTCGGCGCTTGCCGCCGAAGGCGATGCCGCGATCGAGCGGCTCCAGCGCGAGCATCTGGCGATCGAGCGGACCGCGCGCGAGGGGGGCGAGGCGCTGGACGCGCGCATTGCCCGCATTGAGGAGGGATTGGTGCGGATCGGCGCGACGCTGGACGAGCGGCAGCGCGAGAGTGATGCGCTGGTGCGCAGCCTTGCGGACGGGATCGACGACGTCGATGCGCGCTTCGCCACGCTGCATGCGACCGGCACCGAGCGCGCCCAGGCGCTGGCGGCGGCGATCGACGCGCTGCGCAACCTGGTGGGCTCGACCACCGCGGCGATGCGCAACGGCGATGCGACGGCGCAGGAAGTGATCACCACGGCCGAGCGGCTGCTGACGGCGCTCGACGCCTCGGCGCGCGAGCTGGACGAGACGCTGCCGGCGGCGCTCGAGCGGCTGGACCAGCGGCTCGCCGTCACGCGGGGCGCCGTCGCTGGTACCGCGCCGGAAGTGCGCGCGCTGGTGCAGGACGCCGAGGCGACGCAGCAGGCGGTGGAGAAGGTGGGCGCGCTGATCGAGGGCCAGCGCGTGGCGCTGAACGACGCCGCACGCACCATGGCCGAGACGCTGGACACCGGCCGCGAGCGCGTGGACGGAGTCCATGTCATCGTCGATGCGACGGTCGCGACCACCCGGCGTTTCGCCGAGGAGGCAGCACCCCAGCTGATCGAGGCGCTGGAGCAGATCCGCGCGACCGCGACCGGCACCGCGGAGGACGCGCAGAACGCGTTCGACCGGATCGTGCCGACCGCCGCCAAGCGGCTCCAGACCGAGAGCGCCGCCGCGCTGTCGCGCGCGATCGACCGGGCGGTCGTGCAACAGGTCGCAGCCCTGGGCGAGGCTGCGACCAAGGCGGTGGAGACCGCGCACCGCGCCTCCGACCGGCTGGCGCAGCAGCTCGGCCAGATCGCGGAGACCAGCGCCGCCATGGAAGCACGCCTCGCCGAGCATGAGGCGGAGCGTGAGGCATCCGACACCGACACGCTGGCACGCCGGGTGTCGCTGCTGATCGAGGCGATGCATTCGGCCTCGATCGACATCACCCGGGCCTTCTCGCAGGAAGTGACCGACGCCGCCTGGGCCGCGTATCTGAAGGGCGACCGCGGCGTCTTTACTCGCCGGGCCGTCAAGCTGATCGACTCCGCCCAGGCGCGCGAGATCGCCCAGTTCTATGACGAGGATGCGGGCTTCCGCGAGCAGGTGAACCGCTACATCCACGACTTCGAGGCGATGCTGCGCCAGATCCTGACGCTGCGTGACGGATCGCCGCTGGGCGTGACGCTGCTGTCGTCGGACATGGGCAAGCTCTACGTCGCGCTCGCCCAGGCGATCGAGCGACTGCGCGGCTGAGCCGGCCGCGGAAAGTTAGTCGAAAGTTAGTCCAAGAACCGCCTTCCCCGCGTCCCCGGCCGACGGCGCCTGAAGGCCGCCGCCGGGACGTGTGCCCGGCGAGTCAGATCAGAGGCGCGCGCTGTAGGAAAGCCCCCGCCAGCGTTCCGGCGGCAGGGTTGCCGCTTGGCCGCTGGCCGATATCGCGCCCGCGATGCAACTTCTGGGGCCGCCCACCGCTCTAGCCGGGTCTGCAAGTCAAAGCCGGCGGGGTGTTGCCGATGCCTTCTGCGGTGCTGCGTACCATTCTGGCCCCCCGCGCGACGATCTCGCCGGAAGCGCGCGAGCGCGGCTTGCGCTTCCTGCTGATCGACGCCGCCTTTGCGACCGCGATCGGCGCGCTCAACAGCGGCGTGGTGCTGCTGGCACTGGCGCTGCATATCGGGGCGAGCGAGATCGAGATCGGCGTGATCGCGGCCATCCCGCTCCTGACCCAGATGCTCCAGGCGCCGGCCGTGACCCTGGTGGAGCGGGTCCGGCGGCGGCGGCTGATCTCGGTCGCCTGCGTGTTCGGCGCGCGGCTGGCACTGCCGGTCTATGCGGCGGTTCCGCTGATCCCGGACCGGAACATCGCCGTCGGCGTGCTCGTCGCCGCAGCACTGCTCCACTATGGCCTGAACGCGGTGGGCGCCTGCAGCTGGAACAGCTGGATGCGCGACTTGCTGCCCGAAGAGCAGCTGGGGGCGTTCTTCGCGCGCCGCAACCTCTATGGAACGGTGGTGGGGGCGGTGGCGACGCTGCTGGCAGCGTTCGCGCTGCAACGCGCGGGGCGATCGGACGCGGGCGGCGACCGTGTCTATGTGGCGCTGTACCTGATCGGCTTCCTGTGCGGGCTGGCGAGCACCGCGGCGCTGGCGCGGGTGCCGGAGCCGTGGATGGGACGGCGCCGTGGGCGGCCTTCGCTGCGAAGGCTGCTGCTGCGGCCGCTGCGCGACCGCAACTTCCGCTCGGTGCTGCGCTACCTGGCGAGCTGGCAGTTCGCGGTGAACCTGGCGACGCCGTTCTTCACCGTCTATTTCGTGCGCGAGTTGGGCTTTTCGGTGGGCTTCGTCCTCACCCTGACGGTGGCGAGCCAGCTGGCCAATGCGGCGGTGGTGCGCGGCTGGGGGAGCCTGTCCGACCGGTTCACCAACAAGTCGGTGCTGACGGTCGCCTCCCCCCTCTACCTGCTGTGCGTCGCCGGGATGATCTTTGCCGACGACTTCACCGGCGAGCTGTCGCGACCGGCCTATCTGCTGGCGCTGCACCTGGTGATGGGCGCCGCCCAGGCCGGCGTCGGCCTCGCGGCCGGCAACATCGTCATCAAGCTGAGCCCGGCGGGCGCGGCCACCAGCTACATGGCCACCAACGCGCTGGTGGGGGCGCTGGCATCCGGCGCCGCGCCGATCGTCGGCGGCTGGCTGACGGAGTTCTTCGCCGCGCGCAAGCTGCACCTGTCGATCGACTGGACGAGCCCGAGCGGCACCGCCGAGCTGTTCGGCGTCGGCATCGCGCATTGGGAGTTCTTCTTCCTCCTGTCCGCGGTGCTGGGGCTCTATGCGCTGCACCGGCTGTCGGTGGTGACGGAGTTGGGCTCGGTCGAGCGGCGCGAGGTGATCCAGCACATCGTCCAGTCTGCGCGCTACAATCTGCGCAACGCCTCCTCGGTCGCCGGCGTGCGCCAGGCGCTCGCCTTCCCCGCCGACGCGCTCATCAAGTCACGGGAGGGAACGCGCTTCCTGGTCGAGGCGCTGTTCGAGCGCCACCGCGACACGCGCGCGCCGGAGGTGGCGCAGGAGGCGGTCGACACCATGCTGGACGCCGCGTTCGAGCCGCCCGCCGACGACCTGTTCGACGCGCTGGTCCGCCAGCTCGACGCGGAGCCCGGGCGGGAGCCGCCTAGCGCCGGATAGCCGCCAGCACCGGATCGTGGCTGCCGTCACGCTCGGCACGGGGAAGGTAGAGGCGCGGGCGATAGGCTTCGCGCGGGAGGCCATCGACCGTGAAGAGCTGTTCGGTGCCGAGATCGATCCTGGCGGCGGAGCCGTCGATCGTCTCGTTGCTCAGCGCGCCGAGCAGGTCCCCGAGATCGCTGCCCACGGTGGTGGCGCCGATCGCGTCGAAGCCGATCATCAGCCCCTCCCCCATGCTGCCCGTCCAGCGGCCGCCGGCGACATAGACCTTGCCCGCGTAGCGCGCGCCGAAGGGGGCGACGTACTCGGCGAACCGGCGCGGCGGCCCGAGCACGCGCGACTCATAGGGGATGACGTGCACCTGATAGGGCCGTTCGTGATCGACGAAATGGCCG encodes:
- a CDS encoding CHAP domain-containing protein; the encoded protein is MFASMLRGALCLSLAVTATLPAGARTLLDYTGECVPFARTASGVQIYGDAWTWWDQAKGKYERGHVPKVGAVLAMAKSERLRLGHVAVVSRIVDKRVLMVTHANWSRIGGTRGQVEQDVTLFDVSPDNDWTQVKVWYRDSDGLGGSIYPAHGFIYGDKPVAELSGKSPDYVGSLIDAYAR
- a CDS encoding MFS transporter translates to MLRTILAPRATISPEARERGLRFLLIDAAFATAIGALNSGVVLLALALHIGASEIEIGVIAAIPLLTQMLQAPAVTLVERVRRRRLISVACVFGARLALPVYAAVPLIPDRNIAVGVLVAAALLHYGLNAVGACSWNSWMRDLLPEEQLGAFFARRNLYGTVVGAVATLLAAFALQRAGRSDAGGDRVYVALYLIGFLCGLASTAALARVPEPWMGRRRGRPSLRRLLLRPLRDRNFRSVLRYLASWQFAVNLATPFFTVYFVRELGFSVGFVLTLTVASQLANAAVVRGWGSLSDRFTNKSVLTVASPLYLLCVAGMIFADDFTGELSRPAYLLALHLVMGAAQAGVGLAAGNIVIKLSPAGAATSYMATNALVGALASGAAPIVGGWLTEFFAARKLHLSIDWTSPSGTAELFGVGIAHWEFFFLLSAVLGLYALHRLSVVTELGSVERREVIQHIVQSARYNLRNASSVAGVRQALAFPADALIKSREGTRFLVEALFERHRDTRAPEVAQEAVDTMLDAAFEPPADDLFDALVRQLDAEPGREPPSAG